The Styela clava chromosome 2, kaStyClav1.hap1.2, whole genome shotgun sequence genome contains a region encoding:
- the LOC120336884 gene encoding uncharacterized protein LOC120336884: MAFFIVVKIILVTLIAYGDFSEDKTCGTPLKKDIEWNNLPAGPYYDVLDIPKSAIPIGCWNIQNITEEKDRVILDMTTFSNRELSRLSIREEFFRTNKIGVYKMNRLSGMELGTALHHFNDHSSVRIRKLADAEAADVARHEFIFLTDYKTYFMFVGCEEEDWMAYVKATTPQITVSQLNHISNALVENGLKAPVMVLKNECVNGGKPGNRVVIV; the protein is encoded by the exons ATGGCATTTTTTATTGTGGTAAAAATAATACTTGTAACGTTGATTGCATATGGGGATTTTTCAGAAGATAAAACTTGCGGAACTCCACTGAAAAAGGACATCGAATGGAATAAT CTTCCAGCGGGTCCTTATTATGATGTTCTGGATATACCTAAATCAGCGATACCAATCGGCTGCTGGAATATTCAGAATATTACCGAAGAAAAAGATCGCGTGATTTTAGATATGACAACATTTTCAAACAG GGAACTCAGTAGATTATCTATTCGTGAGGAGTTTTTCCGTACAAACAAAATTGGTGTTTACAAGATGAATAGATTAAGTG GGATGGAACTGGGAACGGCGTTACACCATTTCAATGATCATAGTAGCGTCAGAATACGGAAGCTTGCTGATGCGG AGGCTGCAGATGTTGCTCGACACGAATTCATATTTCTGACTGACTATAAGACTTATTTCATGTTTGTTGGATGCGAAGAAGAAG ATTGGATGGCGTACGTAAAAGCGACCACTCCACAAATCACCGTCAGCCAATTGAATCACATATCGAATGCACTAGTGGAGAATGGTTTGAAAGCACCGGTGATGGTTTTAAAAAATGAGTGTGTGAATGGCGGCAAGCCGGGGAATAGAGTTGttattgtgtaa